The following proteins come from a genomic window of Coffea arabica cultivar ET-39 chromosome 11c, Coffea Arabica ET-39 HiFi, whole genome shotgun sequence:
- the LOC113717202 gene encoding protein PLASTID REDOX INSENSITIVE 2, chloroplastic produces the protein MAQTTTILSPTATPKPIPAKHTVRSNLILRTLCTIPRTHPLLFCANAISATPLRANPPQKYIYPDPNPEFARAETKKFREELVKKLSKEKETYGDELDAVVNVCTDIFSEFLYSEYGGPGTLLVEPFTDMMVALKEKKLPGAPLAARTSLLWAQNFLDRDWEIWNSTPEK, from the exons ATGGCTCAAACAACCACCATTTTATCCCCAACCGCCACACCCAAGCCAATTCCCGCCAAACACACAGTCCGGAGCAACCTTATCCTGCGCACCCTCTGCACTATCCCACGCACTCATCCCCTTCTATTTTGTGCAAATGCCATCTCAGCAACGCCTTTGCGAGCAAACCCACCTCAGAAATACATCTACCCTGACCCCAACCCAGAATTTGCTAGAGCT GAGACGAAAAAGTTCAGAGAGGAGCTGGTGAAGAAGctatcaaaagaaaaggagacttATGGGGATGAGCTTGATGCTGTGGTAAATGTCTGCACAGAT ATATTTAGCGAATTTCTGTACTCGGAGTACGGAGGACCTGGAACATTGTTGGTGGAGCCTTTCACTGATATGATGGTGGCACTGAAGGAGAAGAAACTTCCCGGAGCGCCTTTAGCTGCACGAACATCCTTGTTATGGGCTCAAAATTTTCTTGACCGCGACTgggaaatttggaactctacaCCAGAGAAATGA
- the LOC113717201 gene encoding uncharacterized protein, whose product MGNCQAVDAAALVIQHPSGRIDRMYWPVTASEVMKMNPGHYVSLIIPLPMTGGGENSDDKTVRFTRVKLLRPSETLVLGRAYRLVTTQEVMKVLRAKKHAKMKKNQAESIVKLEAQPEMQGSSGGAETGKSELDNNNRQVTRHEKQWQRAGSTNIGRSKSWRPSLQSISEAAS is encoded by the exons ATGGGAAATTGTCAGGCCGTGGATGCTGCAGCACTGGTAATACAACATCCAAGTGGAAGGATAGACAGGATGTATTGGCCTGTGACTGCTAGTGAAGTCATGAAGATGAATCCTGGTCATTATGTTTCTCTCATAATTCCGCTGCCTATGACTGGTGGTGGGGAGAATTCAGACGATAAAACGGTTCGGTTCACTCGGGTAAAGCTTCTGAGGCCTAGCGAAACTCTAGTTCTTGGCAGAGCTTACAGACTGGTCACAACTCAAG AGGTTATGAAAGTATTGAGAGCAAAGAAGCAtgcaaagatgaagaagaaccAGGCAGAATCCATTGTCAAGTTGGAAGCACAACCAGAAATGCAGGGTTCAAGCGGCGGGGCAGAAACAGGGAAGTCTGAACTGGACAACAACAACCGTCAG GTGACAAGACATGAAAAGCAATGGCAGCGGGCAGGATCAACAAACATTGGCAGGTCTAAATCATGGCGGCCCTCTTTGCAGAGCATTTCCGAGGCTGCAAGCTGA